CCGCGCTCGACCGTGTTCCGGCTGCTGGCCACGCTTGAAATGATGGGATTTGTCGAGCGCACCGATGGCGGGCGCGAATTCCGCCTGGGCATGGCGGTGCTGCGGCTGGGCTTTGACTACCTGGCTTCGCTGGAACTGACCGAGCTGGGCCGGCCGCTGCTCGACCGGCTGCGCGACGAGATCCACTATCCGTGCAACCTGGTGGTGCGCGACGGGCGCTCGATCGTCTACGTGGCCAAGTCGGTCGCGGCGCGGCCGTTCGCCAGCACGGTCAACGTCGGCACGCGGCTGCCGGCGCACGCCACCGTGCTGGGCCGGGTGCTGCTGGAAGACCTGACGCTGGAAGAACTGCGCGCGCTGTATCCCGAAGACCGCCTTGAAGTGTATTCCGAGAGCACCCCGCGCACGGTCCAGGAGCTGTATGAGATGGTCCAGCGCGACCGCGAGCGCGGCTACGTGCTGCATGAAGGCTTCTTCGAGGCCAGCATTTCCACCATCGCGGCGCCGGTGCGCGACCGCACCGGCAAGGTTGTGGCGGCGCTCGGTGCCACCATCCCCGCCGCGCGCATCGAACCCGACCAGCTGGACGGCATGGTCGAGAAAGTCCGGCAGGCGGCGGCAGAGCTGTCGCGCCTGCTCGACTACCGTCCGGTCATGCCGAAACCGTTTGTATAGGCGTTTGTACAGGCAGCGACATGCAGCAATCCAGGCAATCGAAGCATTCGCCGCGACGACGCCGATGGCTGGGCGCGGCAATCGCCCTGGCGGCGATGCCGTGGACCGTGGCGCAGGCGGCCAGTTGCGCCAATGTGCGTATCGTGGTGCCGTTTCCCGCCGGCGGCCCGGCCGACCAGCTGGCGCGCACGCTCGCGCACGGCCTGCAGCAGAAGCGCGGCACGCCGTTCGTGGTCGACAACAAGCCGGGCGCCAACGGCAATATCGGCATCGACACCGTGCGGCGCGCTCCTGGCGACGGCTGCACGCTGCTGGTGGCGCCGGCCGGCAACCTCACCATCAATCCCACGCTGATGCCGGCGCTGACCTACAGCGTCGAACGCGATTTCCGCGCGGTGTCGCTGCTGGCAGGGTCGCCCAACGTGCTGGCGGTGCATCCGTCGGTCAAGGCCAACAGCGTGCAGGAGCTGGTGAAGCTGGCGCAGCAGGCGGACAAGAGCGGCAAGCCGCTGGGCTACGCCAGCCCAGGCGTCGGCAGCGGGCTGCACCTGGCGGGCGAGCTGTTCCGGCACAAGGCCGGCATTGCGCTGCTGCACGTGCCGTACAAGGGCACCACGCAGGCGCTCAATGACGTGGTGGGCGGGCAGGTGCCGATCTTGTTCGGCACCTGGCCTACGCTGGCGCCGTTCATCCAGTCGGGCCAGCTGCGCGCGCTGGCCGTGACGCAGGCCAGACGCTCGCCTGCGGCACCGGGCGTGCCGTCGCTGGCGGAGCAGGGCGTGGCCGGCATCGATGTCAGTTCCTGGTATGCGCTGCTGGTGCCCAGGGCGACGCCGCAGCCGGCGGCGGATGCGCTCAGCGCTGACGTGCGCGCGTTGCTGGCTACGCCGGCAGTGCGAGAGGAACTGCAGCGCCAGGGCATGGAGCCCGCCGGCAGCACGCCGCAGGCGCTGGACGCGCGCATTCGCCAGGAGACCGCGTCGTGGGCAAAGCTGATCCGCGAGTACGGGATTACCGCGGAATGACGGCGAAATAGCTGCCGCTGGCGTCAGCGCTGGCGCTCGGGGCGATGGCCGAGCAGCGCCGACAGGTCGCGCGCCGCTGCCTTGACTTCCTTTTCCACGCGTGCGCGCAGCGTGCCGTCCGACTCGAAGCGCTGCTGCGGTCCCGCCACGCTGAGGGCCGCGACGACTTCGCCATCGGCGCCGCGCACCGGCGCCGCGCACGAATCGATCCCCGGTTCGTAGGCCGAAAAACTCCACGCGCAGTCGCGCTCGCGGTCGGCGGCCAGGATATCGGCCAGCCGCGCATGGGTGGCCGGGCTCTGGCCGGTGACGGTCGGCAGCGGGTCCGGGCCCAGCAATTCCTTCAGTGTTTCCGGCGGCAGGCCGGCGATCAGCATCCGGCCGGGCGTGGTCAGGTGCGCCGGCACGCGGCTGCCCACCTGGATATTGCTGACCAGCGTCGCTGCCGGCATGTGGCGCAGCAGGTAGAGCGCGTCGCCGCCGTCGCGCACCACCAGGTACGCGGACAGCTGCAGCGAACCGCTCAGCGTGGCCAGCACGCGCGCGGCCAGGCTGGTCAGGTCGTTCGATGCCAGCACGCGCGACGCGAGCTTCAGGAAATTGAAGCCGACCTGGTGGCCGCCATGAGGCAGGCGTTCGACCATGCCTTCGTGCTCCAGCGTGTCCAGCAGCCGCATCACGGTGACGCGGTTCACGTCGATGCGGCGGCCGACCTCGCTCAGGTTGGCGGTGGGACCGCCTTCGGCGATATAGCGCAGCAGACGCAGGCCGCGGATCACCGGCGAAACCAGCTGGGCTTCGCGGGCGTCTTCGGCTTCGGCGCTGTCGTCGAGGTCGGGTTCGGTCGGCGGACGGGACTTGGGCATCTGAGGTTTTGGTGTTAACGGAAGACGGCCGCGCGCGCGGCCGTCAGGCTGGTGATCTCTAGTGCGGGCCCGTTGGTATGTGAGCGCGCTATGGTTCACTACCACCCCTGGCAGGCGCTCCCCGCAAGCGGGAGTGGGGGAGCAACCCCCCAAAGGATACGTTCACCCCAGCGCCACGTTCCAGGCGTCGTAATCGTACACCCAGTCGGCATTGCCGCCTTCCTTGAGCCACGCATTGCTGCGCGAGCCGATCTGGATGCGACTGGTGCGCTCATGGCGCGCAGCCTGGTAACGGTCCAGCGCCGCGGGCACGGCGGCAGCGCCATCTTTCGCCGCATCGGCCAGGCAGCGCGCCAGCACCACCCCATCCTCGATCGCCATGCCGGCGCCCTGCGCCATGAACGGCATCATCGGATGGCAGGCATCGCCCAGCAGCGTGACCGGGCCGGACGACCATCGCGGCAGCGGATCGCGCACGTACAGCGCAGAAATCAGCACGTCGTCGCAGGCATCGAGCAGCGCGCGCGCTTCCTGATGGAAGCCGGCATAGGCGCTGCGCAAGTCTTCCACGCGGCCCGGCGTGGTCCACGACTCGTGCCGCCACGCTTCCTGTGCCACGGTGGCAAAGACAAAGATGTCGCGGCCACGGTTGAGCGGGAAGGTGACGATCTGCGTGGCGGCATCCGGACCCCACCATTTGGTGAAGGCGCCCAGGTTGGGCACGCCGGCCAGCTTATCGGCGGGCACCACGGCACGGTACGCGACCACACCGGTGAAGATCGGGCTTTCCTGGCCCAGCAGCGCGGTGCGCACCGTGGAATGGATGCCGTCGGCGCCGACCAGCACGTCGACACGCTCTTCCGTGCCGCTGGCAAAGCGCAGCGTGGCGCCGTCG
This genomic window from Cupriavidus oxalaticus contains:
- a CDS encoding Bug family tripartite tricarboxylate transporter substrate binding protein: MQQSRQSKHSPRRRRWLGAAIALAAMPWTVAQAASCANVRIVVPFPAGGPADQLARTLAHGLQQKRGTPFVVDNKPGANGNIGIDTVRRAPGDGCTLLVAPAGNLTINPTLMPALTYSVERDFRAVSLLAGSPNVLAVHPSVKANSVQELVKLAQQADKSGKPLGYASPGVGSGLHLAGELFRHKAGIALLHVPYKGTTQALNDVVGGQVPILFGTWPTLAPFIQSGQLRALAVTQARRSPAAPGVPSLAEQGVAGIDVSSWYALLVPRATPQPAADALSADVRALLATPAVREELQRQGMEPAGSTPQALDARIRQETASWAKLIREYGITAE
- a CDS encoding FAD-dependent monooxygenase; protein product: MTLKIGINGAGIGGLAAAIALRRLGLDAVVYEQAPRFARVGADINLTPNAVRALDGLGVGDALRETAARPSHRISRMWDTGEETSRLPMQEDAERRYGAPQLTMHRADLMTALEAAVPAATVRLDHKAVAIVSDADGATLRFASGTEERVDVLVGADGIHSTVRTALLGQESPIFTGVVAYRAVVPADKLAGVPNLGAFTKWWGPDAATQIVTFPLNRGRDIFVFATVAQEAWRHESWTTPGRVEDLRSAYAGFHQEARALLDACDDVLISALYVRDPLPRWSSGPVTLLGDACHPMMPFMAQGAGMAIEDGVVLARCLADAAKDGAAAVPAALDRYQAARHERTSRIQIGSRSNAWLKEGGNADWVYDYDAWNVALG
- a CDS encoding IclR family transcriptional regulator, producing the protein MPKSRPPTEPDLDDSAEAEDAREAQLVSPVIRGLRLLRYIAEGGPTANLSEVGRRIDVNRVTVMRLLDTLEHEGMVERLPHGGHQVGFNFLKLASRVLASNDLTSLAARVLATLSGSLQLSAYLVVRDGGDALYLLRHMPAATLVSNIQVGSRVPAHLTTPGRMLIAGLPPETLKELLGPDPLPTVTGQSPATHARLADILAADRERDCAWSFSAYEPGIDSCAAPVRGADGEVVAALSVAGPQQRFESDGTLRARVEKEVKAAARDLSALLGHRPERQR
- a CDS encoding IclR family transcriptional regulator; its protein translation is MTTETPPEDDKDSGQDKYIVPGLERGLRLLGEFSSRERTLSAADLARRLKVPRSTVFRLLATLEMMGFVERTDGGREFRLGMAVLRLGFDYLASLELTELGRPLLDRLRDEIHYPCNLVVRDGRSIVYVAKSVAARPFASTVNVGTRLPAHATVLGRVLLEDLTLEELRALYPEDRLEVYSESTPRTVQELYEMVQRDRERGYVLHEGFFEASISTIAAPVRDRTGKVVAALGATIPAARIEPDQLDGMVEKVRQAAAELSRLLDYRPVMPKPFV